One window of the Desulfobulbaceae bacterium genome contains the following:
- a CDS encoding tetratricopeptide repeat protein gives MSAARSRMARCSGRWRWVWTAGALVLVVAVVYGRVVGFEFLDYDDNLNVYENPLLSNISASNLLRFWQKPFEGLYIPLTYTVWALLTKISSFLPGSHDRIFNPQLFHAANLLVHAANTVVLFSLLRVVVKSYWPAVGGALLFALHPLQVESVAWVTGFKAVLYGFFSLMTLLLYVLHGNERETGASSSSGQWLLFYLASFGCFVSAMLTMPSAVVLPLVAGIIAIVLMARPWRVVVRELIPWLVLVAPVALVTKGAQPDIQQVFLPTLGQRFLVAGDTLSFYLGKFLFPFRLGPDYGRTPELVLGDTPWVYLTGLAPYLLAGILLWRCRNAWVWAAVGIFVVVLAPVLGFLSFTFQDMSTVADRYCYLAMIGPAVFCGWALCRWPGRWVVIAPFIIILITFAVISAAQTRHWRDSFVFNTYALSVNPRSWLAFHNLGLWYFENGQMDTAIAHYERALALKPNSFKAYNNLGMIYDRLGQKDKAIESYKKALLIKPNYPLVCNNIAVIYKGLKRYDEAFSYYQKALALDPEFAEVHANLGNLYRVLGKAEDAVASYRQALALRPNNVELANDIGLIYAEEGRLLEAIDYYRKAVKVNPEFAEAHANMGVAYKILGQTPAAIAAFRQAVAHDPGLVEAYINLGYLLSSAEGYAEAIQMYQQAGVLSPDNEIPHYALGTLYGELGRDREALDAFQRAVAANPDFGPGYLALSRLFLRTKDYDRAVEFADRAKKLGYADRDQLDALAPYRKR, from the coding sequence GTGAGCGCTGCCCGGTCGAGAATGGCTCGGTGCTCGGGGCGTTGGCGGTGGGTATGGACTGCGGGGGCGCTTGTCCTCGTTGTTGCTGTGGTTTATGGCCGAGTTGTCGGTTTTGAGTTTCTTGATTATGATGACAATCTCAATGTGTATGAGAACCCCCTGCTCAGCAACATCTCTGCCTCAAATCTGCTGCGTTTTTGGCAGAAGCCTTTTGAGGGTCTCTATATCCCACTCACCTATACTGTCTGGGCGCTGCTGACCAAGATCTCCTCTTTTTTGCCCGGGAGCCACGACAGGATCTTTAACCCTCAGCTGTTTCATGCCGCAAACCTTCTAGTTCATGCGGCCAATACGGTCGTCCTTTTCAGTCTGTTACGGGTGGTGGTTAAATCGTATTGGCCTGCCGTGGGAGGAGCGCTTCTCTTTGCCCTCCATCCGTTGCAGGTGGAATCAGTGGCGTGGGTCACAGGATTTAAGGCAGTGCTGTATGGGTTTTTTTCACTGATGACGTTGTTGTTGTATGTGCTGCATGGCAATGAACGTGAAACAGGGGCGTCTTCCAGCTCTGGCCAGTGGTTACTGTTCTATTTGGCGTCTTTTGGGTGTTTTGTGTCCGCCATGCTGACCATGCCCTCAGCGGTGGTGTTGCCGCTGGTGGCTGGGATTATCGCGATTGTGCTGATGGCAAGGCCTTGGCGGGTGGTCGTTCGGGAACTGATTCCCTGGCTGGTCCTGGTGGCGCCGGTGGCGCTGGTGACCAAGGGGGCGCAACCAGACATTCAGCAGGTTTTTTTGCCTACCTTGGGACAGCGGTTTCTGGTGGCAGGGGATACCCTGTCCTTTTACCTTGGCAAATTTTTGTTTCCTTTCCGGCTAGGGCCTGACTATGGTCGCACTCCCGAGTTGGTTCTTGGTGATACCCCTTGGGTGTACCTTACCGGGCTTGCTCCGTATCTGCTGGCGGGGATACTGCTTTGGCGGTGTCGTAACGCTTGGGTGTGGGCGGCCGTCGGGATTTTTGTCGTCGTCTTGGCGCCAGTTTTGGGTTTTCTCTCGTTTACCTTTCAGGATATGTCGACGGTCGCCGACCGTTATTGCTATCTTGCCATGATCGGGCCAGCCGTGTTTTGCGGATGGGCGCTCTGCCGGTGGCCTGGCCGTTGGGTCGTGATCGCCCCCTTTATTATCATCTTGATAACCTTTGCAGTGATCAGCGCTGCCCAGACCCGTCACTGGCGGGATTCCTTCGTTTTCAATACCTATGCCCTGTCGGTCAATCCTCGAAGTTGGCTGGCTTTTCATAATCTTGGTCTGTGGTATTTTGAGAACGGGCAGATGGATACGGCAATTGCGCACTATGAACGGGCGCTTGCCTTGAAGCCCAACTCCTTTAAGGCCTATAATAATCTGGGGATGATTTATGACCGCTTGGGCCAGAAGGATAAGGCGATTGAATCCTATAAAAAGGCGCTCTTGATCAAACCTAACTATCCCTTGGTGTGTAACAATATTGCGGTGATCTATAAGGGGCTTAAGCGTTATGACGAGGCGTTCAGCTATTATCAAAAAGCATTGGCCCTTGATCCTGAATTCGCCGAGGTTCATGCCAACCTTGGTAACCTCTACCGAGTGCTTGGCAAAGCGGAAGACGCGGTTGCCAGCTACCGGCAGGCCTTGGCGCTTCGGCCGAATAATGTCGAGTTGGCCAATGACATTGGACTTATCTACGCTGAGGAAGGGAGACTTCTAGAGGCGATTGACTATTACCGCAAGGCAGTGAAGGTCAATCCGGAATTCGCCGAGGCCCATGCCAATATGGGGGTGGCTTATAAAATACTGGGGCAGACCCCGGCGGCGATTGCGGCTTTTCGTCAGGCAGTGGCTCATGATCCCGGGCTGGTTGAGGCCTATATTAATCTGGGTTATCTCTTGTCCTCAGCAGAGGGATATGCTGAGGCGATTCAGATGTATCAGCAGGCGGGAGTCTTGAGTCCTGATAATGAAATTCCGCACTATGCCTTAGGGACGCTCTATGGTGAGTTGGGCCGGGACAGAGAGGCTCTTGATGCCTTTCAGCGAGCCGTGGCCGCCAATCCCGACTTCGGGCCGGGTTATCTTGCCCTCTCCCGGCTGTTTCTGCGCACTAAGGATTATGATCGGGCGGTGGAGTTTGCTGATCGCGCAAAAAAACTGGGCTATGCCGACCGGGATCAGTTGGACGCCCTGGCTCCATACCGCAAGAGGTAG
- a CDS encoding glycosyltransferase produces the protein MSRPMTKQMGCPVNVYYLRDSMPELMDTPELLASIILPTYNEKGNIEKLIPALSAVLPWPVEFIVVDDNSPDGTAQAIREIIPTVANIRLIVRTEERGLVSAIQRGIDESQGRIVVWMDCDFSLPPTTVPQLITHVLDHNADAAIGSRYIPGGADELYGHKGPIVVIQKCATHGLNWLTTLLMQTHFHDWTSGFIAIRSEVIKGIPLHGDYGEYFIMLMAELIRDNYRWVEVPYQNIPRTIGQSKTAETFLGLMGRGSQYLRHIFKARALKNSAPSRRTRP, from the coding sequence ATGAGCAGGCCGATGACAAAGCAGATGGGGTGCCCGGTAAACGTTTACTATTTAAGAGACAGCATGCCGGAACTAATGGATACCCCTGAACTTTTGGCCAGTATAATATTACCCACCTATAATGAAAAGGGTAATATCGAAAAACTGATCCCGGCGCTAAGCGCTGTCTTGCCCTGGCCTGTGGAGTTTATCGTCGTTGACGACAACTCGCCCGACGGCACCGCCCAGGCGATCAGAGAGATCATACCCACCGTCGCCAATATCAGACTGATCGTCCGGACTGAGGAACGGGGTCTGGTCAGCGCTATCCAGCGGGGCATTGACGAGAGCCAAGGCCGAATCGTGGTCTGGATGGACTGCGACTTCTCACTGCCGCCAACAACTGTGCCGCAATTAATCACCCATGTCCTTGACCACAACGCAGATGCTGCCATCGGCAGCCGCTATATCCCTGGCGGCGCCGATGAACTTTACGGCCACAAAGGGCCAATCGTGGTCATCCAAAAGTGCGCCACCCATGGCTTGAACTGGCTCACCACCCTCCTCATGCAAACCCACTTTCATGACTGGACCAGCGGATTCATCGCCATCCGAAGCGAGGTGATCAAAGGCATCCCTCTCCATGGCGACTATGGAGAGTACTTCATCATGCTGATGGCAGAGCTGATCCGTGACAACTACCGCTGGGTCGAAGTCCCTTACCAGAATATCCCCCGAACTATAGGCCAGTCAAAGACGGCCGAGACCTTCCTCGGCCTGATGGGACGCGGCAGCCAATACCTCCGCCACATCTTCAAGGCCCGAGCGCTAAAAAATAGCGCTCCATCTCGGCGAACCAGGCCGTAG
- a CDS encoding tetratricopeptide repeat protein has product MLRHLTMRDNRLLLPLVILVTIMVFLPVCGHEFLGYDDTINITENTYLEHLSVDNILHFWKEPFLKLYIPLTYTLWSAQAFISRLIDGGPGHPLNPHLFHSINVLLHSATTALVFLLLRRLQTVPWAAAAGALLFAIHPVQVAPVAWATGLKDLLSGFWSVMALWQYTLSVQHTESLPKSRWRYSLALISFILAMLSKPNAVIVPLLAATIGFFELGQSRKRLIITLSPWLLCPLPIILMTRQSQPVTDPDLLAPLWQRFLVAGDAITFYLTKLALPINFGPDYGRTFEVILAQPAIYITALLPYLLIAYLIWKRPQPLFTSTGLFIIALLPVLGFIPFNFQQFSTVACRYLYLSMLGPAFAASQILTRFSDTRAKGITLAALVILAGDTIIQARYWRDPLTFNQHAVTINPDSWFFHNNLGNAYHAIHETEKAIESLNKSIALKPEYELPIINLAVVHKETGNKEKAIAYYLKALSMNPNLPNAHNDLAMVYYDLGQPTKAIAHLEKSLALRPDYDKAYANLGIVYNSINNPDAALGAYQRAVKINPRFTEAYINLGALNKTLGNLDAAITCFQKAIALMPNRPEAYNNLGLLYLETDQNHKAIPLFTTATETGEKSPIPWHNLGKALLASGRNDDAITALRQAITIDQGFAPAYNTLSTAYLSTGRYHPAVKAADQAKTLGLSDPEQMRAVEPYRLSP; this is encoded by the coding sequence GTGCTCCGCCACCTCACCATGCGCGACAACCGACTCCTTCTGCCTCTGGTCATCCTCGTCACGATCATGGTCTTTCTGCCGGTATGCGGTCACGAGTTTCTCGGCTACGACGACACGATCAACATCACCGAAAACACGTATCTCGAACATCTGTCCGTCGACAACATCCTCCACTTCTGGAAAGAACCCTTTCTCAAGCTCTACATCCCACTGACCTACACCCTGTGGTCCGCCCAAGCGTTTATCTCACGGCTTATCGACGGCGGCCCAGGACACCCCCTCAATCCACATCTCTTTCACTCGATCAATGTCCTGCTCCACAGCGCCACCACAGCCCTGGTCTTTCTCCTTCTCCGCCGATTACAAACTGTCCCCTGGGCAGCAGCGGCTGGGGCTCTGCTCTTCGCCATTCATCCAGTGCAGGTGGCTCCGGTGGCCTGGGCCACGGGATTAAAAGATCTGCTTTCCGGCTTCTGGTCGGTCATGGCCCTGTGGCAGTATACTCTGAGCGTCCAACACACCGAATCCCTACCCAAATCACGGTGGCGCTACTCTCTGGCCCTGATTTCATTTATCTTAGCAATGCTGTCCAAGCCCAACGCCGTAATCGTCCCCCTTCTTGCCGCAACAATCGGCTTCTTCGAGTTAGGACAGAGTCGCAAACGCCTGATCATAACTCTTTCTCCGTGGCTCCTTTGCCCCCTTCCTATTATCCTGATGACCCGGCAATCCCAACCGGTAACCGATCCCGATCTCCTGGCTCCCCTGTGGCAGCGATTTCTGGTGGCCGGGGACGCGATTACTTTCTATCTCACCAAACTGGCGCTGCCGATCAATTTCGGCCCGGATTACGGGCGTACCTTTGAAGTGATTCTCGCTCAGCCAGCAATCTATATCACCGCCCTACTGCCCTACCTCTTGATTGCTTACCTGATCTGGAAACGACCCCAACCACTATTCACCTCCACCGGACTCTTCATCATCGCCCTGCTGCCGGTTTTAGGCTTCATCCCCTTCAATTTTCAGCAATTCTCAACCGTTGCTTGCCGCTATCTCTACCTCTCCATGCTCGGCCCGGCCTTCGCCGCATCCCAGATACTCACCCGATTCTCCGACACCAGAGCCAAGGGAATTACCCTTGCCGCCTTAGTCATCCTGGCCGGCGACACGATAATCCAGGCACGATATTGGCGAGACCCCCTGACCTTCAATCAACACGCTGTCACAATTAATCCCGACAGCTGGTTCTTCCACAACAACCTTGGCAACGCCTATCACGCCATTCACGAAACAGAAAAAGCCATTGAGAGCCTCAATAAATCAATCGCCCTCAAGCCGGAATACGAACTTCCCATTATTAACCTCGCCGTCGTCCACAAAGAGACCGGCAATAAAGAAAAGGCCATTGCCTACTATCTCAAGGCCCTCTCCATGAATCCCAACCTCCCCAATGCCCATAACGATCTCGCCATGGTCTACTACGATCTGGGCCAGCCGACAAAAGCCATTGCCCACTTAGAAAAATCACTGGCGCTCCGACCTGATTACGACAAGGCCTATGCCAACTTAGGCATTGTCTACAACAGCATCAACAACCCCGATGCCGCTCTTGGCGCCTATCAACGAGCGGTGAAAATCAATCCCCGTTTCACCGAGGCATATATCAACTTAGGCGCCTTGAACAAGACTCTGGGAAACCTGGATGCGGCAATCACCTGCTTCCAAAAGGCCATTGCCCTGATGCCCAACCGCCCAGAAGCCTACAACAACCTTGGTCTCCTTTACCTGGAAACCGACCAAAACCATAAAGCGATACCCCTGTTCACCACGGCAACCGAGACCGGAGAAAAAAGCCCCATCCCATGGCACAACCTGGGAAAGGCCCTGCTGGCCAGTGGCCGCAACGACGACGCCATTACCGCACTCCGCCAAGCCATAACAATTGACCAGGGGTTCGCTCCTGCGTATAATACTTTATCAACGGCCTATCTCTCCACAGGGCGCTATCACCCCGCAGTTAAGGCTGCCGATCAGGCCAAGACCTTAGGCCTCTCCGACCCTGAGCAGATGCGGGCCGTTGAGCCCTATCGTTTATCGCCATAG
- a CDS encoding DegT/DnrJ/EryC1/StrS family aminotransferase → MQIPVNEPLLNGNEKRYLSECIDSGWISSEGPFVARFEKEFAATVSRRHGIATANGSGALDVAIAALGLGPGDEVIMPSFTIISCAQAIVRQGATPVLVDCDQANWNMDADQIEAKITPRTRAIMAVHIYGLTSAMEKILDLANRYHLKIIEDAAQAIGQHHNGQPCGSFGDLSIVSFYPNKHITTGEGGMVLTDNQELADRCRALINLCFQPQKRFVHKELGWNYRMTNLQAAVGCAQLEQLSRHVARKREIGHLYNTLLCDCPVQRPLPSAHGTENIYWVYGLVLPDDAPLSATKAMSRLSTKGIGTRPFFWPMHQQPVFLQMGLFQDHHLPVSERLARQGLYLPSGLAITDTQIQYVADEVKRILQ, encoded by the coding sequence ATGCAGATCCCGGTCAACGAACCGCTGTTAAACGGCAACGAGAAACGCTATCTCAGCGAGTGTATCGACTCGGGCTGGATCTCCAGCGAAGGCCCCTTTGTTGCCCGATTTGAAAAAGAGTTTGCCGCAACAGTCAGCCGGCGACACGGAATCGCCACCGCAAACGGGTCCGGCGCCCTCGACGTGGCAATTGCGGCCCTCGGCCTTGGTCCGGGGGACGAGGTAATCATGCCGTCCTTCACCATCATCTCCTGTGCCCAGGCCATCGTCAGACAAGGAGCAACCCCGGTGCTGGTGGACTGCGACCAAGCCAACTGGAACATGGATGCCGACCAGATTGAAGCCAAGATCACCCCACGGACCAGGGCCATCATGGCAGTGCACATCTACGGCCTTACCTCCGCCATGGAAAAGATTCTCGACCTCGCCAACCGATACCATCTGAAGATCATCGAAGATGCGGCCCAGGCCATCGGCCAGCACCACAACGGCCAACCGTGCGGTAGCTTCGGCGACCTCAGCATTGTCAGTTTTTACCCCAACAAACACATCACCACCGGCGAAGGTGGCATGGTCCTCACCGACAATCAGGAACTGGCCGACCGTTGCCGCGCCCTGATCAATCTCTGTTTTCAGCCACAGAAACGATTCGTGCATAAGGAGTTAGGCTGGAATTACCGAATGACCAACCTCCAGGCCGCAGTCGGTTGCGCCCAGCTTGAACAATTGAGCCGCCACGTTGCCCGAAAACGGGAGATTGGCCATCTATATAACACCTTACTTTGCGATTGCCCCGTGCAAAGGCCCCTGCCCTCAGCACACGGCACTGAGAATATCTATTGGGTCTACGGACTTGTGCTACCAGACGATGCGCCGCTGTCTGCCACCAAGGCCATGAGCCGACTTTCGACCAAGGGCATTGGCACTAGGCCATTCTTCTGGCCGATGCACCAGCAACCGGTGTTTCTGCAGATGGGTCTCTTCCAGGATCATCACCTCCCGGTATCGGAACGACTGGCCCGTCAAGGGCTTTATCTACCCAGTGGCTTGGCCATCACCGACACCCAAATTCAATATGTCGCAGATGAGGTAAAACGCATCCTCCAATGA
- a CDS encoding class I SAM-dependent methyltransferase, producing the protein MSTIFQQYSHYYDLLNTDKDYGRETDYVLALAQRFASSQPLMEVLNLGCGTGCHDLHLAGQGYQVTGVDRSETMLTIATRAVAESAIHPAPSFVLGNITSLRLDKKFDLVLSLFHVVSYHTTNEELQNAMHTAAAHLEPGGLFIFDFWYGPAVLHEKPTVRVKRVEDETFALRRITEPVLHDNTNTVEVNFEIDITTKTDGSRQTMRETHIMRYLFLPEITALLHHANLTLLNVEEWLTGHVPSLNSWNVCCIAKKNPSRK; encoded by the coding sequence ATGAGTACAATCTTTCAACAATACTCACACTATTACGATCTACTCAACACCGACAAGGACTATGGCCGGGAAACAGACTATGTTCTGGCCCTGGCCCAACGCTTCGCCTCCTCCCAACCCCTGATGGAGGTTCTTAATCTTGGCTGTGGCACCGGGTGTCACGATCTCCACCTGGCCGGCCAAGGCTACCAGGTCACCGGGGTTGATCGCTCCGAGACCATGCTCACCATTGCTACCCGCGCTGTAGCTGAATCGGCCATCCACCCGGCGCCATCCTTCGTCCTGGGCAACATCACCTCACTCAGGCTCGACAAAAAATTCGACCTGGTTCTCTCTCTCTTCCACGTCGTCAGTTATCATACCACCAACGAAGAGCTACAAAACGCCATGCATACGGCAGCTGCTCATCTCGAACCAGGAGGCCTGTTCATCTTTGATTTCTGGTACGGCCCGGCAGTCCTCCATGAAAAACCAACCGTCCGGGTCAAACGGGTGGAAGACGAAACGTTCGCACTCCGACGGATCACCGAGCCGGTTCTCCACGACAATACCAATACCGTCGAGGTTAATTTCGAGATCGACATCACCACCAAGACCGATGGCTCCCGCCAGACCATGCGAGAAACCCACATAATGCGTTACCTGTTTCTTCCGGAAATAACAGCCCTCCTCCACCACGCAAACCTTACCCTGCTTAATGTCGAAGAGTGGTTGACCGGTCACGTCCCCAGCCTCAATAGCTGGAATGTGTGCTGTATTGCAAAAAAAAATCCCTCAAGAAAGTGA